The Osmerus eperlanus chromosome 7, fOsmEpe2.1, whole genome shotgun sequence genome includes a region encoding these proteins:
- the cited4b gene encoding cbp/p300-interacting transactivator 4b, which translates to MADHLMMPMNHGSTGGGLHGYRMGMNGGLQAGHQQHGAQPGMRALPNGQMMQHYSGGGPQQANMEAAMRQRHGMVAGMNGAQMGHHHQMTPGNMMYNGQAQQQQHHHMHQQPQQQQQQQQQQQQHQQQQQQQQHPQQAQHPQQQQQFMNGGMTSQQLMASMHLQKLNTQYHGHPLGPMNGNHMGGGPQYRMGPAQLANMQHMAGPALALNGMDADMIDEEVLTSLVMELGLDRVQELPELFLGQNEFDFISDFVSKQQPSTVSC; encoded by the coding sequence ATGGCGGACCACCTGATGATGCCCATGAACCACGGTTCGACGGGCGGCGGTCTCCACGGCTACAGGATGGGCATGAACGGTGGCCTGCAGGCAGGTCACCAGCAGCACGGCGCCCAGCCTGGCATGAGGGCGCTGCCCAACGGCCAGATGATGCAGCACTACAGCGGCGGCGGTCCGCAGCAAGCCAACATGGAGGCGGCCATGAGGCAGAGACATGGCATGGTAGCTGGGATGAACGGAGCCCAGATGGGCCACCACCACCAGATGACCCCTGGGAACATGATGTACAACGGTCAGGCACAGCAGCAACAGCATCATCACATGCACCAGCAAccgcagcagcaacaacaacaacaacaacaacagcagcagcatcaacaacaacaacagcagcagcaacatccACAACAGGCCCAGCACCcgcaacagcaacaacagttcATGAACGGGGGAATGACGTCCCAGCAGCTCATGGCTAGCATGCACCTGCAGAAACTCAACACCCAGTACCACGGACACCCACTGGGGCCTATGAACGGGAACCACATGGGGGGCGGGCCCCAGTACCGCATGGGCCCGGCCCAGCTGGCTAACATGCAGCACATGGCAGGCCCGGCCCTGGCCCTCAACGGCATGGACGCGGACATGATCGACGAGGAGGTGCTGACCTCCCTGGTCATGGAACTGGGCCTCGACCGGGTCCAGGAGCTCCCCGAActcttcctgggtcaaaatgaaTTTGACTTTATCTCTGACTTTGTGAGCAAACAGCAGCCCAGCACAGTCAGCTGCTGA